From a single Collibacillus ludicampi genomic region:
- a CDS encoding HAD family hydrolase, with amino-acid sequence MIRLIAIDLDDTLLGNNLTISVANHTAVKKAMERGIHVVLATARGWYSTSQFYRKLHLNSFAVCGSGTKIYNHMGQCVKTWTIPLETAKTILKIAEQEDIMVMCSVPEKNYFNFVREDWRSRIRPKVDIEVPGLADQLNEAPTQLFVKGEREINRLLELLPKETPEYRIHTLLYRDGIPEMMIIHPDANKATGLSWVCENLGVKREEVMALGDSSNDIPMLRFAGIGVAMGWATEPVKEAADFVTERNDLDGVATAIHRFVFDS; translated from the coding sequence CTGACGATCTCCGTGGCCAACCACACGGCTGTTAAGAAAGCGATGGAACGTGGAATCCATGTAGTGCTTGCGACCGCACGCGGCTGGTATTCTACCAGCCAGTTTTATCGTAAGCTTCATCTAAATAGTTTCGCTGTATGCGGTTCGGGAACGAAAATCTATAATCACATGGGGCAATGTGTGAAAACTTGGACCATTCCGCTGGAAACCGCGAAAACGATCCTGAAGATAGCCGAGCAAGAAGACATTATGGTGATGTGCAGTGTCCCTGAGAAAAATTATTTTAACTTCGTACGGGAAGATTGGCGTTCACGCATTCGTCCGAAAGTGGATATTGAGGTTCCCGGACTTGCGGATCAGTTGAACGAAGCACCGACACAGCTTTTTGTTAAAGGAGAGAGGGAGATCAATCGGTTGCTGGAACTACTCCCGAAAGAAACGCCTGAGTATCGTATTCATACGTTGTTATATCGCGACGGGATTCCTGAAATGATGATCATTCATCCGGATGCCAATAAAGCGACAGGACTTTCCTGGGTATGTGAGAATCTGGGCGTGAAGCGAGAGGAAGTCATGGCGCTTGGCGATAGTTCAAACGACATACCCATGCTTCGTTTTGCGGGGATCGGTGTGGCCATGGGCTGGGCGACAGAACCCGTAAAAGAAGCGGCAGATTTTGTTACAGAAAGAAATGACCTTGATGGGGTAGCCACAGCCATTCATCGCTTTGTTTTCGATTCATGA
- a CDS encoding bifunctional metallophosphatase/5'-nucleotidase, which translates to MSADNRFVLTILETSDVHGNILPLNYANNKPMDVGLAKIATLLQKERHKNPYMIVIDNGDLIQGTPLTYYHARIDQQPHNPMVLVLNELAYDAAVLGNHDFNYGLDVLGKAIRESNFPWLSANVVKKGTGEPFFGKPYLVKHFPGDLKVGVLGLTTQYIPIWEHPRHIEGMDFLDAVEAAKRWVKLLREKERVDVVIVSYHGGFERDLETGEPIEELTGENQAYQLCQEVEGIDVLLTGHQHRSIAGKSIHGVTVVQPSSQGRMIGKVTVELRKQPDGWQIVRKDSELLSVKHVVPDPHIVHMVQPYEEKTQLWLDKPIGKVRGDMRIHDPMLVRLRDHAVIEFFNKVQMEYAHVDISATALFDNASPGFSENISMRDIVTNYMYPNTLRVIRIKGKDIKAALEKCASYFAAYSGGKIEMNPEFTTPKPQHYNYDMWEGIEYKINISRPLGERVVLLNYKGKPIEMEQEYDVVMNSYRAGGGGNYRMFKGKPIVRDIPVDVVELIAEYIMERGTIEATVDHNWEVIHD; encoded by the coding sequence GTGTCTGCGGATAACCGTTTCGTACTGACTATTTTGGAGACGAGCGATGTGCACGGCAATATACTTCCACTCAATTACGCGAATAACAAGCCGATGGATGTCGGATTGGCGAAAATAGCGACGCTTCTTCAAAAGGAACGACACAAGAATCCATACATGATCGTGATCGACAACGGCGATTTGATACAAGGAACACCGCTCACTTATTACCATGCTCGTATCGATCAACAACCGCATAACCCGATGGTGCTGGTTCTGAACGAACTCGCGTACGACGCTGCCGTTTTGGGGAATCATGATTTTAATTATGGACTCGACGTGCTCGGAAAAGCGATTCGAGAATCGAACTTCCCTTGGCTATCCGCCAATGTCGTCAAAAAAGGAACGGGCGAACCTTTTTTCGGTAAACCGTATCTTGTTAAACATTTCCCCGGTGACCTCAAAGTAGGCGTTCTCGGATTGACGACACAATATATCCCTATTTGGGAACATCCTCGTCATATCGAGGGAATGGATTTTCTTGATGCCGTTGAAGCGGCCAAACGATGGGTCAAGCTCTTGCGTGAGAAAGAAAGAGTAGATGTAGTGATCGTTTCATACCATGGCGGATTTGAAAGGGATCTTGAAACGGGAGAGCCTATCGAAGAATTGACGGGAGAAAATCAAGCGTATCAATTATGCCAAGAAGTAGAAGGCATCGATGTGTTGTTAACCGGCCATCAGCATCGTTCGATAGCAGGGAAATCGATCCATGGAGTTACCGTTGTCCAACCAAGCAGTCAAGGGAGAATGATTGGAAAGGTAACCGTGGAGTTGCGTAAGCAACCGGACGGCTGGCAAATCGTTAGAAAGGATTCCGAACTTCTTTCCGTCAAACATGTTGTTCCTGACCCCCATATCGTACACATGGTTCAACCTTATGAAGAAAAGACACAGTTATGGCTTGACAAACCGATCGGTAAAGTACGCGGGGATATGCGAATCCATGATCCGATGCTCGTACGTTTGAGAGATCATGCAGTCATCGAATTCTTTAATAAAGTGCAAATGGAATATGCGCATGTGGATATTTCCGCTACTGCATTATTTGATAATGCGTCCCCGGGATTTTCGGAGAACATTTCGATGCGGGATATCGTCACGAACTACATGTACCCGAACACGTTGAGGGTCATTCGTATCAAAGGGAAGGATATCAAGGCCGCTCTGGAAAAATGCGCCTCTTATTTCGCTGCTTATTCGGGTGGTAAAATTGAGATGAATCCCGAGTTCACGACACCGAAACCGCAACATTACAACTACGACATGTGGGAAGGAATCGAATATAAAATTAACATTTCCCGTCCGTTAGGGGAACGGGTGGTTCTACTGAACTACAAGGGAAAGCCGATCGAAATGGAACAGGAATATGACGTCGTCATGAACAGCTACCGTGCGGGGGGAGGCGGGAATTATCGAATGTTTAAAGGAAAACCGATCGTTCGCGATATTCCCGTCGATGTTGTGGAACTCATCGCGGAGTATATCATGGAACGCGGGACGATCGAAGCTACTGTCGATCACAATTGGGAAGTGATCCATGATTGA
- a CDS encoding protease complex subunit PrcB family protein: MKHSTLLLVFGATVFMVQNAYANGQADPVISQQKEVVRDDVWVHHYSYMSAQELCQSGIWDAITGHGPDETIKRGEFVDLLLKVTGQEPPEALFNKEEELTRAEAAKWVAELTQLNTGIAGQLKPSFQDLENGDAYNDAIAYVYHTGIMGGDGTRFYPNHRLTRGQAAVILDHVLMRMPQMAREISFEKVEQDLPASVQSLIEAHKKEAGIYSVSERGFRYVVVTAGEKPTGGYSVTIDRMYETKHAIYVEASTKSPEPGTFVPMIITYPFAVAKIKETNKPVYLLRNHVIHPITK; encoded by the coding sequence ATGAAACATTCAACTCTTTTATTGGTTTTCGGAGCGACTGTATTTATGGTTCAGAACGCTTATGCTAACGGTCAAGCGGACCCTGTGATCTCTCAACAGAAGGAAGTTGTACGGGATGACGTATGGGTGCATCATTATAGCTACATGTCGGCACAAGAACTTTGTCAATCAGGCATCTGGGATGCAATCACGGGACACGGACCGGATGAAACTATAAAACGAGGGGAATTTGTCGATCTACTTCTCAAAGTCACAGGTCAGGAACCTCCCGAGGCCCTTTTTAACAAAGAAGAAGAGTTAACACGCGCGGAGGCGGCAAAATGGGTCGCCGAACTCACACAATTGAATACAGGCATTGCCGGTCAATTGAAACCTTCGTTTCAAGATCTGGAAAACGGGGATGCTTACAACGATGCAATCGCATATGTGTATCATACCGGGATCATGGGAGGAGACGGAACCCGTTTTTATCCCAATCATCGTTTGACCCGCGGGCAGGCGGCAGTCATCCTCGATCATGTGCTCATGCGCATGCCGCAAATGGCGAGAGAGATTTCCTTTGAGAAGGTAGAACAAGATCTCCCGGCATCTGTGCAGTCACTCATAGAAGCACATAAGAAAGAAGCAGGCATTTACAGCGTTTCGGAAAGAGGATTCCGTTACGTGGTGGTTACAGCCGGCGAAAAACCGACAGGAGGATATTCGGTTACCATCGATCGTATGTACGAAACAAAACATGCCATCTATGTTGAGGCAAGTACAAAATCTCCTGAACCGGGCACTTTCGTCCCGATGATCATTACCTACCCTTTCGCTGTTGCAAAAATTAAAGAAACAAACAAACCCGTATATTTACTCCGCAATCATGTGATACACCCCATTACGAAGTGA